The window ACAGCGATAAGCAATAAGCGGCAAGCGATAAGCAATCAGGCTCTCATCCGCTAAAATCACCCCTGGCAACTAACCGCTGGCCACTGACCACTGCTTCATGTCCTACGCCGCTGCCGTTGAACGCCTGCTCGCCCTCGGCCACGAACTGCACGCCACGCCCTCACACAAGTTCGACCTCGGGAACATGCGGGTGCTGCTGGAGGCGCTCGCTCATCCTGAGCGCAAGTTCTCCAGTGTGCTGATCGCCGGCACCAACGGCAAGGGCTCGACGGCGGCCACGCTTGCCTCGATCCTCGAAGTCGCAGGCCACCGCACCGGCCTTTACACCTCGCCGCACCTGCTGCGCGTGAACGAACGTATTCGCGTGATGGGCGAAGAGATTTCGGACGACGAGTTTGCCAAGGCGCACGAACGAGTCGAGGAAGCCGCGCAGAAGCTGGTAACGGCGGGCTCCCTGCCCTGGCATCCCAGCTTCTTTGAGATGCTGACGGCCATGGCTTTCGAGCACTTCGCCAGGACCGGCGTGCGGCTGGCCGTGCTCGAAGTCGGCATGGGCGGGCGGCTGGACGCCACCAATGTAGTCGAGCCCGTCCTCAGCGTCATCACGGACATCGCGCTCGACCACCAGAAGTTCCTCGGCAACACCATCGCCGAGATCGCGCGCGAGAAGGCGGGCATCATCCGCCCGGGCGGCGTGGTGGTGACGCTGCCGCAGCATCCGGAAGCGAATGACGTGCTGGGCAATACCATCCTGGAGCGCGACGCCCGTGGCGTGAACGCGGTGCCCTACGTGCCACCGGTTTCGCCGGGATCGGAACTGGAAACTCGCAACTGGAAACGGGAAACTGATTTTCGCTCGCATTATCCCCTTGAAGTTCTCGGCTCGACCATCACCGTCGATTCCCCTCTCGCCGGCCGCCACCAGCTTCGCAACTTGGCGCTGGCCATCGCGGCCGCAGTTGAACTCAATGCACAAGGCTTTGCGCTGACCGCGCGTGACGTCGAGCGCGGCATCCGCGAAACCCGCTGGCGGGGCCGCCTGGAGATGCTGCCCGCCGCGGCAGGCCGCCCGGCAGTGCTGCTGGACGCCGCCCACAACCCGGCCGGGGCCTGGGCGCTGCGGGCAGCGCTTTCAGAGCTGGCGGGTGAGCAGCCGGTCACGCTGGTCTTTGCGGCCATGCGGGACAAGGCCATCGGCGAGATGGCCGAGATCCTGTTCCCCGTGGCTGCCCATGTTGTCGCCACGCGCGCGCAAAACCCGCGTTCGGCCACGCCCGATGAGGTGCGCGCCGCCGCGGCGCGCCTGGGCCAGGAGATTGCCGCCGAACCCGACGTCCCCGCTGCCCTGCGCCGCGCTTTTCAGTTCGCCGGACCGGATGGGCTGGTCGTCGTGGCCGGCTCCATTTACATTATCGGCGAAGCGATAGAGACCATTGAATCAGTCAATCAGTGAATCAGTGGAAAACCGTTGGGTCTTAGACGACCGGGTTGCTTTTCAATGATTCAATGACCAAATGATTCAATGATTCAATCGATCCACTTCCGTGGCCAAGCGAACCAACAAGCTCCGACACACTTTAAGTCTTCTACGCTCCATCCTCATCCTCAACAATCTGATCTATCTCTACACCGTTATTCTCGGCACACTTTCGCTTCTTTCCTCGCTTTTCGACTCGAGCGGCCGCGTGCAGCACTGGTTCGCGCGCACCTGGTCGTGGCTCATCCTGAAGACGGCCATGTGCCCGGTGACGGTCGAGGGTCTGGACAAGATCGATACTTCCAAGCCCTACATGTACGCGGTCAACCATCTTTCGGCGCTGGACATCCCCGTGGTGTACGCTCACCTGCCCTTCCAGTTCCGCATCATGGCCAAGGAGGAATTGTTCCACTACCCGTTCATGGGTTGGCATCTGCGGCGCTCCGGCCAGGTTTCCATCGACCGCTCGAACGCGCTGGCTTCCATGCGGAGCCTGAACCGCGCCGCCGAGACGCTGAAGGCCGGCATGCCGCTGGTGGTCTATCCCGAGGGCGGGCGCTCGGCCTCGGGCCAAATCATCCCCTTCCTGGGGGGCGTCTTCTACGCCGCCATCAAGGCGCAGGCGGACGTGGTTCCCATCGCCTTAGTCGGCACTTACGAGGCGCTCCCGATGGACACCTTCCACATCATGCCGCGGCGTCTGTTGATGCTGGTGGGCGAACCCATCTCCACCGCCGGCCTGGTGCCGCGCGACATGGACGCCCTCGCCCTCAAAGTGCAAAAGGCGGTTGAAG of the Terriglobales bacterium genome contains:
- a CDS encoding lysophospholipid acyltransferase family protein, with the translated sequence MAKRTNKLRHTLSLLRSILILNNLIYLYTVILGTLSLLSSLFDSSGRVQHWFARTWSWLILKTAMCPVTVEGLDKIDTSKPYMYAVNHLSALDIPVVYAHLPFQFRIMAKEELFHYPFMGWHLRRSGQVSIDRSNALASMRSLNRAAETLKAGMPLVVYPEGGRSASGQIIPFLGGVFYAAIKAQADVVPIALVGTYEALPMDTFHIMPRRLLMLVGEPISTAGLVPRDMDALALKVQKAVEDLYYSCAEVPDPRVQPSEAVAPRSG
- a CDS encoding folylpolyglutamate synthase/dihydrofolate synthase family protein, with translation MSYAAAVERLLALGHELHATPSHKFDLGNMRVLLEALAHPERKFSSVLIAGTNGKGSTAATLASILEVAGHRTGLYTSPHLLRVNERIRVMGEEISDDEFAKAHERVEEAAQKLVTAGSLPWHPSFFEMLTAMAFEHFARTGVRLAVLEVGMGGRLDATNVVEPVLSVITDIALDHQKFLGNTIAEIAREKAGIIRPGGVVVTLPQHPEANDVLGNTILERDARGVNAVPYVPPVSPGSELETRNWKRETDFRSHYPLEVLGSTITVDSPLAGRHQLRNLALAIAAAVELNAQGFALTARDVERGIRETRWRGRLEMLPAAAGRPAVLLDAAHNPAGAWALRAALSELAGEQPVTLVFAAMRDKAIGEMAEILFPVAAHVVATRAQNPRSATPDEVRAAAARLGQEIAAEPDVPAALRRAFQFAGPDGLVVVAGSIYIIGEAIETIESVNQ